A window from Pseudomonas sp. Tri1 encodes these proteins:
- a CDS encoding aldo/keto reductase produces the protein MSYRTLGHSGLQVSTLTLGTMMFGEQTSTEDSLRIIDKAWDQGINFIDTADVYTNGRSEEIVGEAIASRRQEWVLATKVGFGPADGVPNRSGLSRKHIFNGIEASLTRLGTDYLDIYYLHREDHNTPLQVTVSAIGDLIRQGKIRYWGLSNYRGWRIAEVIRLADSLGIDRPVISQPLYNIVNRQAETEQITAAQNYGLGVVPFSPLARGVLSGKYAPDVAPDANSRAGRQDKRILETEWRVESLRIAQQIQQYTQGRGVGIVEFAIAWVLNNSAVTSAIVGPRTEEQWDAYAKAQAVKITAEDEAFIDSLVTPGHASTPGFNDVGHFVSGRVPRTS, from the coding sequence ATGAGCTATCGCACGCTAGGCCATTCCGGGTTGCAAGTCTCGACGTTGACCCTGGGCACGATGATGTTCGGCGAACAGACCAGCACCGAGGATTCGCTGCGAATCATCGACAAGGCCTGGGACCAGGGCATCAACTTCATCGACACGGCGGACGTCTACACCAACGGCCGCTCCGAAGAGATCGTCGGCGAGGCGATCGCCAGTCGCCGCCAGGAATGGGTGCTGGCCACCAAGGTCGGCTTCGGCCCAGCGGACGGTGTGCCCAACCGCAGCGGCCTGAGCCGCAAGCACATTTTCAACGGTATCGAGGCCAGCCTGACGCGCCTGGGCACCGACTACCTGGACATCTATTACCTGCACCGCGAAGACCACAACACGCCATTGCAGGTCACGGTGTCGGCCATTGGTGATTTGATTCGCCAGGGCAAGATTCGCTATTGGGGCCTGTCGAACTACCGGGGCTGGCGCATCGCCGAGGTGATCCGGCTTGCCGACAGCCTGGGCATCGACCGGCCGGTGATCAGCCAACCGCTGTACAACATCGTCAACCGCCAGGCGGAAACCGAGCAGATCACCGCCGCGCAGAACTATGGCCTCGGCGTGGTGCCTTTCAGCCCCCTCGCCCGTGGCGTGCTCAGCGGCAAGTACGCGCCGGACGTGGCGCCGGACGCCAACAGCCGCGCCGGTCGCCAGGACAAACGCATCCTGGAAACCGAATGGCGGGTCGAGTCCCTGCGTATTGCCCAGCAGATCCAGCAATACACCCAGGGCCGGGGCGTGGGCATCGTCGAGTTCGCCATTGCCTGGGTGCTGAATAACAGCGCGGTGACCTCGGCCATCGTCGGGCCGCGTACCGAGGAGCAGTGGGACGCCTACGCCAAGGCGCAGGCGGTGAAGATCACGGCGGAGGATGAAGCCTTCATCGATTCGCTGGTGACACCGGGGCATGCCTCGACGCCGGGGTTCAATGACGTGGGGCATTTCGTGTCGGGGCGAGTGCCGCGTACGTCATAA
- the rarD gene encoding EamA family transporter RarD, which translates to MSKGIALSVSASALFAVMYYYTSLLSPLTGLEIFGWRMLLTMPCMTVFMLVAREWHLVTQLVRRLIAAPRLLVAAIASSALMGAQLWLFMWAPLNGYSLDVSLGYFLLPLSMVLTGRIVYGERLSYLQKVAVFLAVLGVFNELYQVGGFSWATLLVVLGYPIYFILRKRLKTDNLGGLWLDMTLMLPLALWFVQSGEQGFNVFDQYPRLLLLIPVLGVISASALVTYILASRLLPFSLFGLLSYVEPVLLLGVALLLGESIQASEWLTYIPIWMAVAVLVFEGFKHLTRQRRRA; encoded by the coding sequence GTGTCCAAAGGCATCGCTCTATCGGTCTCAGCCTCTGCGCTGTTCGCCGTCATGTACTACTACACCTCGCTGCTCTCACCGTTGACCGGCCTGGAGATTTTCGGCTGGCGCATGCTGCTGACGATGCCGTGCATGACGGTGTTCATGCTGGTGGCCCGGGAGTGGCACCTCGTCACGCAACTGGTCCGGCGCCTGATCGCCGCGCCACGGTTGTTGGTCGCGGCGATCGCCTCTTCGGCGCTGATGGGCGCGCAGTTGTGGCTGTTCATGTGGGCGCCGCTCAACGGCTACAGCCTGGACGTGTCGCTGGGGTATTTCCTGCTGCCGCTGTCGATGGTCCTGACCGGCCGCATCGTCTACGGCGAACGTCTGTCGTACCTGCAGAAAGTCGCCGTGTTCCTCGCCGTCCTTGGCGTGTTCAACGAGTTGTATCAAGTGGGTGGGTTTTCCTGGGCTACCTTGCTCGTGGTACTGGGTTACCCGATCTACTTCATCCTGCGCAAACGCCTCAAGACCGACAACCTGGGCGGGCTCTGGCTGGACATGACGCTGATGCTGCCACTGGCGCTCTGGTTCGTGCAGAGCGGTGAGCAAGGCTTCAATGTTTTCGATCAATACCCCAGGCTGTTGCTGCTCATTCCGGTGCTCGGGGTCATCAGTGCCTCGGCGCTGGTGACCTACATACTCGCCAGTCGTTTGCTGCCGTTCAGCCTGTTCGGCCTGTTGAGTTATGTCGAACCGGTGTTGCTGCTGGGCGTTGCGCTACTGTTGGGCGAAAGCATCCAGGCCAGCGAATGGCTGACCTACATCCCCATCTGGATGGCGGTGGCGGTGCTGGTGTTCGAAGGGTTCAAGCACCTGACACGGCAGCGACGCCGGGCCTGA